TTGATTCCACATAATAGTATATAGCAAAccaaatcaaataatataacaCAATCATGTTACCTAATTTCCTAATTAAATTGGTTTTGACCATATACTTAACCAAGACAAACTTTGATTTCACGTAATATTATAAGTAAACCAAACCATACACAACATATTACCTAATTATCCAAATTTCTAATTGTCTAAATTGGTTTTTACACTATTAAGTTAAATCACACGTAGGATTATATGGTatacgtttttttatatattggttTAAACCAAAAAACATTGAGTTATAGAAAATCCTTATTATATAGATAACTAAATCattcttataaattaaaacttataaattacAATATATGGTAACATTTTATAAGTGTCATTTATAGATAAATGCAACATCATTTATTTTAGTTGTTtcgataaattattttttagtatATGGAATGTGGTGGAGAAGGTGGAGACGTTTCATTGTTTGGTCCGCTTGGAACAAATCTCTTCACTCCTAAATTTGCTATGGAATGTGGTGGAGAAGGTGGAGACGTTTCATTGTTCGGACCGCTTGGAACCAATCTCTTCACTCCAAAATCCGCTATGTAATGTGGCGGAGAAAGTGGAGACGTTTCATTGTTTGGGACGCTTGGAACCAATCTCTTCACTCCAAAATCAGCTATGAAATGGGGTGGAGAAGGTGGAGACGTTTCATTGTTTGGACAGCTTGGAACCAATCTCTTTACTCCAATATTCTCTATAGAATGTGGAGGAGAAGGTGGAGACGTTTCATTGTTTGGGCCGCTTGAAACCAATCCCTTCACTCCAAAATCCGCTATGGAATGTGGTGGAGAAGGTGGAGACGTTTCATTGTTTGGGCCACTTGGAACCAATCTCTTCACTCCAAAATCAGCTATTGAATGTTGTGGAGAAGGTGGAGACATTTCATTGTTTGGACCGCTTGGAACCAATCTCTTTACTCCAATATTCTCGATAGAATGTGGGGGAGAAGGTGGAGACGTTTCATTGTTTGGGCCGTTTGGAACCAATCTCTTCACTCCAAAATCCGCTATGGGATGTGGTGGTGAAGGTGGAGACGTTTCATTGTTTGGGCCACTTGGAACCAATCTCTTCACTCCAAAATCAGCTATTGAATGTGGTGGAGAAGGTGGAAAAGTTTCATTGTTTGGGCCGCTTGGAACCAATCTCTTCACTCCAAAATCTGCAATAGAATGTGGTGGAGAAGGTGGAGACGTTTCATTGTTTGGTCCGCTTGGAACAAATCTCTTCACTCCGAAATTTGCTATGGAATGTGGTGGAGAAGGTGGAGACGTTTCATTGTTTGGGCCGCTTGGAACCAATCTCTTCACTCCAAAATCCGCTATGAAATGTGGTGGAGAAGGTGGAGAAGTTTCATTGTTTGGGCCGCTTGGAACTAATCTCTTCACTCCAAAATCAGCTATGAAATGTGGTGGAGAAGGTGGAGACGTTTCATTGTTTGGACCGCTTGGAACCAATCTCTTTACTCCAATATCCTCTATAGAATGTTGTGGAGAAGGTAGAGATGTTTCATAGTTTGGACCGATTGGAACCAAAATTCCAAAATCCGCTATGGAATGTGGTGGCGAAGGTGGAGACGTTTCATTGTTTGGGCCGCTTGGAACCAATCTCTTCACTCCAAAATCAGCTATTGAATGTGGTGGAGAAGGTGGAGACGTTTCATTGTTTGGGCCGCTTGGAACCAATCTCTTCATTCCAATATTCGCTATTGGAACCGGTGGAGAAGAAGGAAACGTTTCATTATTTGGGTCGCTTGgaaccaatttttttatttcatcatAAGAAACATTTCTAGACACATCAAATTCAGGAGTAAAGAAAAAACTATCACGAATTGCTAAAGATAATGTGAAAAACAAGAATTGGAACACCACAATTCCAAAAAAACTCTTCAtgtgttttgtatttttgttgttCATTTGATATGTTGAAAAATGAATGTGATGTATTATTTAACTGTCTGTCTAGAgctatttatatagttattagtCGCTTTAAAAATACAGGCATGTCATAATAATTTGTTTAAGGTAATTGTTAAacttttaaagtaaaatatcaCTGATTATATATTCGTAGCAAATATTTGATATACCAAATCAAATCTTTTGAATATAACTACACGTatctcttatgtacatttaacTTTGTTAATATTGAAATTTATTGTCTAATTTGATCAAATGCATGAATAAAGAGATTTGTtgatgaaaacaatattttattacagTTGAATCCAAATCTAATAAAAATAGacaatgataaaaaattaactatcccaacaaataataaatttattatttttgtattttctaatttttcatAATTCTAAACTAATAGTATTTTGAAAAGTACAATTAATTTTgttgaatttattatttaacattCTCCATCCGTTTTTATTAGATCTTGTTTAGGATTGTTGCatatagattaagaaaacattaactttttttatattttctaaagaaaaatattattaattattcatttaaacaCAATTCCACAAATAACAAAATAGACTACATAATACAAATagtcatataacataaaaattaatattttttcattaataacggaaattttttatctaatttggaacaattttttttttaaatgccaTCTATTAGAAAACGGAAAGAGTACTAACTAACAAAAATTGCATTTAAAACTTCAAGCATGCGtttatttgaaacaaaattttattttaaaacattttcttataGAATTAGAGGAAATATTCTTCttgcaataaaataaaataaaatatagtagaTAAACATTCTCATcgatattttagaaaattatgcAAAAGAACATAACTATACGGATTCCATACTCATCAAATATTAACTTAAGCTTTTTATGGTTATTTGACAAAATTTCactaaattgtatatttttaaacttttgtgAAATACAATCTCATAACAAATAACTATATTCATGATTGtcagtgcaaaaaaaaaagatttatttctCATTTGGATTACAAAAGTTTAAAATTTCCAACCAGAAATTTCGTAAATTCATTGAAATTAAACTACTGGTAAAAAAACATGGGAATTTTGCTAATAGGAGACAACTAATCTCATATATTATCTACTCTGTCATCTATTTCTAAGTACACTAAAATCCACTATATAACACAAGGAAACTATACACCATACTCACTACCTGATTTTTAGTCAACACAACAATGACCGCCCAACAAAAAGGAATAAATGAGCATCCACAGCgttaagaccatgattaaactgtttcttaacttttaactaaaaaaactaagagtcGGTTCTTAAATAATGCTAGAGTATACTGAACTACTTAAAATTGAAAAGTAAAGagttttatttgattaaaaagttAGCCAATGAAAAACAAACACGTGGAaggaaagtttttttaaaaacaagcAGAGTACGGTCTCCCTTATActctttttattcttctttttctaaCGTTGCATATTTGGTTTTAGCCGAGTTATATAAGGCACAGACGAACTCAAGGCTGCCCATTATCCACCCCGAGTTTATCTACAACGCCCCATCTTCTAAAAGGTTATGGCGTTTCAATCAGTTTAACCGACCCATCTGAAAATCCAACAGCTATGTGATtcagttcttgaggatgagcTGTGATTACCCGTGGGATGGATGGGAGCGATATTGCAGaaaagatactagatttttGTTGGCTACGTGTGGGTTTGGGCTTGTAGGCTGATGGGGCAATGCGACATCTGAGTCTCAAGTATTGAGCATAAAAAAATCCAATGTTCCCCCATCTAAAATGATGTATAAACCAACGGGTTGTTGCGTGAGATTAAAGATTGATGTGTCGGACATTTCTCAATTTTGTTCAAGTAAATCTTCAGCGAGGAGTACAACCATTGtctatataattttactaaagcATCTTAACATTTGCTTACTTCCACTTAAGTAGATTACAAAGATGCTATTAGCTTTGTGTAAGCTAGGGTTTCCTCAATCTGATAGGCTTTTCCAAATCCATTCAGCACTATCAGAAGGAACTGTAAACTCTGATAAAGGCTCCCCTAAGAGAATATAGCAATCATTCCTATGCAAAAATGTAAGTAACCTCATCCCCCATGTGTCTTGTTTGATGTCTTTTGAGAGTAGCATCAAATTCGATTCTCCAGGATTGTTCAATGCCCATAGATAACTGTCCAATCACTACaagaatttattaaattagttaCGGACTGGCGAAGACATTTCTGTAGCCAAATGTATTAGTTACAAAAATAGcgataaaatacataaatttgtttttgtagcTAAATTCGTAGCCGG
The window above is part of the Brassica napus cultivar Da-Ae chromosome C3, Da-Ae, whole genome shotgun sequence genome. Proteins encoded here:
- the LOC106384369 gene encoding uncharacterized protein LOC106384369, which gives rise to MDLDIAYLDPKSIYQKSKRALENKGYHSHLSLQLYGDNSILSGKDMMDKYAEAGILDSYLWALNNPGESNLMLLSKDIKQDTWGMRLLTFLHRNDCYILLGEPLSEFTVPSDSAEWIWKSLSD
- the LOC106384370 gene encoding leucine-rich repeat extensin-like protein 5, whose product is MKRLVPSGPNNETSPPSPPHSIADFGVKRLVPSGPNNETSPPSPPHSIADFGILVPIGPNYETSLPSPQHSIEDIGVKRLVPSGPNNETSPPSPPHFIADFGVKRLVPSGPNNETSPPSPPHFIADFGVKRLVPSGPNNETSPPSPPHSIANFGVKRFVPSGPNNETSPPSPPHSIADFGVKRLVPSGPNNETFPPSPPHSIADFGVKRLVPSGPNNETSPPSPPHPIADFGVKRLVPNGPNNETSPPSPPHSIENIGVKRLVPSGPNNEMSPPSPQHSIADFGVKRLVPSGPNNETSPPSPPHSIADFGVKGLVSSGPNNETSPPSPPHSIENIGVKRLVPSCPNNETSPPSPPHFIADFGVKRLVPSVPNNETSPLSPPHYIADFGVKRLVPSGPNNETSPPSPPHSIANLGVKRFVPSGPNNETSPPSPPHSIY